In one Lycium barbarum isolate Lr01 chromosome 7, ASM1917538v2, whole genome shotgun sequence genomic region, the following are encoded:
- the LOC132601625 gene encoding uncharacterized protein LOC132601625: MEENAMQQANNQGCLRWIFIHYLAISGRLATKDRLIKWSINCNPTCPLCENWPESNNHLFFQCPVTHEVWEKILTWQGIQRHIYTWDQEQRWANKHAHGNNARAEIYRMALSGCIYYTWQDRNMRVFQQKKRPTAALVKQIIQDIHTKGEKKPRIAKRLRELNFYP, from the coding sequence ATGGAGGAAAATGCTATGCAACAAGCCAACAACCAGGGATGCCTAAGGTGGATTTTCATCCACTACCTAGCTATATCTGGCAGGCTAGCAACCAAAGATAGACTTATCAAATGGTCCATTAACTGCAATCCAACCTGCCCATTATGTGAGAACTGGCCAGAAAGCAACAACCACCTATTTTTTCAATGCCCAGTAACACATGAGGTGTGGGAAAAGATACTAACATGGCAGGGGATCCAGAGGCATATATATACATGGGACCAAGAGCAAAGATGGGCAAACAAACATGCACATGGAAACAATGCAAGAGCTGAAATCTACAGGATGGCCCTATCAGGATGCATATATTACACATGGCAGGATAGAAATATGAGAGTGTTCCAACAGAAGAAGAGGCCTACAGCAGcactggtcaaacagatcatacAAGACATACACACCAAAGGAGAGAAGAAGCCAAGAATTGCAAAGAGACTAAGAGAACTGAATTTTTATCCATAA